A stretch of Campylobacter showae DNA encodes these proteins:
- a CDS encoding DEAD/DEAH box helicase, with amino-acid sequence MQSEVFEYFLNGGDAQLLVCEDDKEAIAALSAAEFAGLKVFRLPDFRAREGDDLRSFSAELFELSSELAKFYEFEGKKLLISPVCTVLNKLPGKKHLQKLTLNFGDKIDPKELAQKLLRFGYEAVGIVESEGEFCVRGEIIDIFCVGAQEPNRILLFDDEIESIRHYSTQTQISNKTELKSVEISPFIAALGEAEFEKTFEKIKEIETDALISDLKTLGFWAIDGFIDYTREFKTVLTKKFDGFERGLGEVANLPVLPAAKVYKDLSVTLNADFFELNKNKKIKVLARNEGLFNALNLSEYKNVEFVQTQAALNLVSPSEIIVSLNKFEKKKRAKKPSLAIDELKAGDYVVHEEYGIGKFTGLEKLTVLGRTREFVVIVYQNEDKLLLPVEHLNLIDRYVAGSGSIAVLDRLGKANFAKIKEKVRAKLFVIASKIISLAAQRELIRGEIIEKEDAEYLNFLQNAGFAYTRDQERASSDIANDLKSGKVMDRLLSGDVGFGKTEVAMNAIFKCVKSGFQALFFVPTTLLSSQHFKSLKERLGKFDVSVFKLDRFTSAKEKAAAVKALEAGQPCVCVGTHSLLSVKPSNLGLIIIDEEHKFGVKQKEKLKEISSASHVLSMSATPIPRSLNMALSSVKGYSVLQTPPSSRLDVRTSVREWDEKAVKEAVMRELRRGGQIFYIHNHIATMPQAKKQILDIMPNLRILTLHSKIDAKTTEEEMMKFENGEYDVLLSTSIVESGIHLPNVNTIIIEGANKFGIADLHQLRGRVGRSDKQAYCYFLVEDKNALSADALKRLVALESNSFLGSGSVLAYHDLEIRGGGNLVGEAQSGHIEAIGYSLYIKMLEEEINKLLNKESFESAKIDLKLSINAFLNSEFIGEDRLRLELYRRLSKCKEVAEVYEIEGEIEDRFGKPDIYTKQFLSLIIIKILAIKVGFKAISNAEQNIVLTAQNGEQTRLKSKSKDDDDVIEEILIYLRKLNKGRAEK; translated from the coding sequence GTGCAAAGTGAGGTTTTTGAGTATTTTTTAAACGGAGGCGATGCGCAGCTACTCGTCTGCGAGGACGACAAGGAGGCCATCGCGGCTCTTAGCGCGGCGGAATTTGCCGGGCTTAAGGTATTTAGATTGCCTGATTTTAGAGCGCGCGAGGGCGATGATCTGCGCAGCTTTAGCGCCGAGCTTTTCGAGTTATCATCCGAGCTGGCCAAATTTTACGAATTTGAGGGCAAAAAGCTCCTCATCAGTCCCGTTTGCACGGTTCTAAACAAACTTCCCGGCAAAAAACACCTACAAAAACTTACTCTAAATTTCGGCGATAAAATCGATCCAAAAGAGCTAGCCCAAAAGCTACTGCGCTTTGGCTACGAGGCGGTGGGTATCGTGGAGAGCGAGGGCGAGTTTTGCGTTCGCGGCGAGATTATCGATATTTTTTGCGTCGGCGCGCAGGAGCCAAACCGTATTTTGCTTTTTGACGATGAGATAGAGAGCATCAGGCACTACAGCACGCAAACGCAAATTTCAAACAAAACCGAGCTAAAAAGCGTTGAAATTTCGCCTTTTATCGCGGCTCTGGGCGAAGCCGAATTTGAAAAAACCTTCGAAAAAATAAAAGAGATCGAGACCGACGCGCTAATCAGCGACCTAAAGACGCTCGGATTTTGGGCGATAGACGGCTTTATAGACTATACGCGCGAATTTAAAACGGTTTTGACGAAAAAATTTGACGGCTTTGAGCGGGGTCTAGGCGAGGTGGCAAATTTGCCCGTATTGCCCGCGGCTAAGGTTTATAAAGACCTAAGCGTAACTTTAAACGCCGATTTTTTCGAGCTTAATAAAAATAAAAAAATCAAGGTTTTAGCGCGTAACGAGGGGCTTTTTAACGCATTAAATTTAAGCGAATATAAAAACGTAGAGTTTGTGCAAACCCAGGCCGCGTTAAATTTGGTTTCACCGAGCGAGATCATCGTCTCGCTAAATAAATTTGAAAAGAAAAAGCGCGCCAAAAAACCGAGTCTAGCGATCGACGAACTAAAGGCGGGCGACTACGTCGTGCACGAGGAGTACGGCATCGGCAAATTTACGGGGCTTGAAAAGCTAACGGTGCTAGGCAGGACGCGCGAGTTTGTCGTCATCGTTTACCAAAACGAGGACAAGCTGCTTTTGCCCGTCGAGCATCTAAATTTGATCGACAGATACGTCGCGGGCAGTGGCAGTATCGCGGTTTTAGACCGCCTAGGCAAGGCAAATTTCGCCAAGATAAAAGAAAAAGTTAGAGCCAAGCTTTTCGTAATCGCGTCAAAGATTATTTCACTAGCCGCCCAGCGCGAGCTAATCCGCGGCGAAATCATCGAAAAAGAGGACGCAGAGTATCTAAATTTCTTGCAAAACGCGGGCTTTGCCTACACGAGAGATCAGGAGCGCGCATCAAGCGACATCGCAAACGACCTAAAAAGCGGCAAGGTGATGGACAGGTTGCTTAGCGGCGACGTGGGATTCGGTAAAACGGAAGTTGCGATGAACGCGATATTTAAGTGCGTAAAATCGGGCTTTCAGGCGCTATTTTTCGTGCCGACGACGCTTCTTAGCTCGCAGCATTTTAAGAGCCTAAAAGAGAGGCTGGGCAAATTTGACGTTAGCGTCTTTAAACTCGATCGCTTCACGAGCGCGAAGGAAAAAGCGGCCGCGGTAAAGGCGCTGGAGGCAGGGCAGCCTTGCGTTTGCGTGGGTACGCACTCGCTTTTATCGGTAAAGCCATCAAATTTAGGCCTCATCATCATTGATGAGGAGCATAAATTCGGCGTCAAGCAAAAAGAAAAACTAAAAGAAATTTCAAGCGCCTCGCACGTGCTATCTATGAGCGCGACCCCGATACCGCGTAGCCTAAACATGGCGCTTTCAAGCGTCAAGGGCTACTCGGTGCTACAAACTCCGCCAAGCTCGCGCCTAGACGTGCGAACCAGCGTGCGCGAGTGGGACGAAAAGGCGGTAAAAGAGGCAGTGATGCGCGAACTGCGCCGCGGCGGGCAAATTTTTTACATACACAACCACATCGCCACGATGCCTCAGGCAAAAAAGCAAATTTTAGACATCATGCCAAATTTACGCATCCTCACGCTGCACTCCAAGATCGACGCCAAGACGACCGAAGAGGAGATGATGAAGTTTGAAAACGGCGAATACGACGTGCTGCTAAGCACTAGTATCGTAGAAAGCGGCATACATCTGCCAAACGTAAACACCATCATCATCGAGGGCGCGAATAAATTCGGTATCGCAGACCTACATCAGCTACGCGGACGCGTTGGCAGGAGCGACAAGCAGGCGTATTGCTACTTCCTGGTCGAAGACAAAAACGCCCTAAGCGCAGACGCTCTAAAACGCCTAGTCGCGCTTGAGAGTAATTCGTTTTTGGGCTCGGGCAGCGTGCTAGCCTACCACGATCTAGAAATCAGAGGTGGCGGCAACCTAGTGGGCGAAGCTCAAAGCGGCCATATCGAGGCGATCGGCTACTCGCTCTATATAAAAATGCTTGAAGAAGAGATAAATAAACTACTAAATAAAGAGAGCTTTGAAAGTGCAAAAATCGATCTTAAACTCAGCATAAACGCGTTTTTAAACTCGGAGTTTATCGGCGAGGATAGGCTGCGCTTGGAGCTATATAGACGGCTTAGCAAGTGCAAAGAGGTTGCCGAGGTTTACGAGATAGAGGGCGAGATCGAGGATAGATTCGGCAAACCGGATATCTACACAAAGCAGTTTTTAAGCCTCATTATAATTAAAATTTTAGCGATAAAAGTAGGCTTTAAAGCCATCTCAAACGCCGAGCAAAATATCGTGCTAACCGCGCAAAACGGCGAACAAACCAGGCTAAAATCAAAGAGCAAAGACGATGATGACGTGATAGAGGAGATCTTGATCTATCTTAGAAAACTAAACAAAGGACGGGCGGAAAAATGA
- a CDS encoding Mur ligase family protein: protein MKLEDFLENKPLFYKEINRARMPNTFKFVQGAFKIPKIIHIIGTNGKGSTGRFLAQMLARSHSVGHYTSPHIFEFRERFWMNGAVASADALETAHEKLIKILPAEVARSLSYFEYATMLCATLFEGCDFFVCEAGVGGEFDATNVFDKHLSLFTPIGFDHTALLGDTLEQIATTKFNAMADVALMNDDMSELCVGIARKIAAKKGATLKFASENLSDDDKNEIKIYAEKFGLPEFLRSNLTLSSSAFKELGFSLNLSNLGALDLSGRCEKIAPNVTIDVGHNEMAAQALAKKFEDKKLNLIFNAFADKDIKAVLKAIKPIVKKTYIIEYETPGRELATAQVKEALRQLDIEFADFTDVRADEEYLAFGSFYLVEAFLKRYRGAK from the coding sequence ATGAAACTAGAAGATTTTTTAGAAAACAAACCCCTTTTTTATAAGGAAATCAACCGCGCGCGCATGCCAAACACCTTTAAATTCGTACAAGGCGCATTTAAAATACCAAAAATCATCCATATTATCGGCACGAACGGCAAGGGCAGCACGGGGCGATTTTTAGCGCAGATGCTCGCTCGCAGCCATAGCGTCGGACACTATACTAGCCCGCATATTTTCGAGTTTCGCGAGAGATTTTGGATGAACGGCGCCGTAGCTAGCGCGGACGCGCTCGAGACGGCTCATGAGAAGCTGATTAAAATTTTGCCTGCCGAGGTCGCGCGCTCGCTTTCGTATTTTGAGTACGCGACGATGCTTTGCGCTACGCTTTTTGAGGGGTGCGACTTTTTCGTCTGCGAGGCTGGCGTAGGCGGCGAATTTGACGCTACGAACGTATTTGACAAGCACCTTAGCCTCTTTACTCCGATCGGCTTTGATCACACGGCGCTGCTTGGTGACACGCTAGAGCAGATCGCGACTACCAAATTTAACGCAATGGCGGACGTTGCTTTGATGAACGACGATATGAGCGAGCTTTGCGTCGGTATCGCGCGAAAAATCGCCGCTAAAAAAGGCGCGACGCTTAAATTTGCGTCTGAAAATTTAAGCGACGATGATAAAAACGAGATTAAAATTTATGCGGAAAAATTCGGCTTGCCCGAGTTTTTACGTTCAAATTTAACCCTTAGCTCTTCGGCGTTTAAGGAGCTTGGATTTAGCTTAAATTTATCAAATTTAGGTGCGCTAGATCTTAGCGGACGCTGCGAAAAGATCGCGCCAAACGTCACGATCGACGTCGGGCATAACGAGATGGCGGCGCAGGCTCTAGCTAAAAAATTTGAGGACAAAAAGCTAAATTTGATCTTTAACGCCTTTGCCGATAAGGACATAAAAGCCGTCCTAAAGGCGATCAAGCCGATCGTCAAAAAGACCTACATCATCGAGTACGAGACGCCGGGCCGCGAGCTTGCGACGGCGCAGGTGAAAGAGGCTTTGCGCCAGCTAGATATTGAGTTTGCGGACTTTACGGACGTGCGTGCGGACGAGGAGTATCTGGCGTTCGGGTCTTTTTACCTCGTGGAAGCCTTCCTAAAAAGGTACCGCGGTGCAAAGTGA
- a CDS encoding GGDEF domain-containing protein: MATSVSQVIKESIQTMKERGLMLTPDNYAEVFCEIAKKNGVIVPDCQKLEKYSARLNDELKAQLKQKNVRNLDELFAFMAARLNSPGLAEYPKLINALVAMNKKVFQAVASLHNKNAKNLAEASSEALNRRLDAQAIDRIKDKWFDFLTDYDDSFLKRLGVYGVKNFSDLRDIVSELEDVLTKEQACEKLVPLVSDMLRPSITDKIDGEIEKVNKILKSDPKLLEDFSVRKNIENLTKKRIELDRAEVSTKVGSLDKVLDGINEQIASLISSSSKSSSQMQFIKNDLNSINLNEDSFEGIRDKLKNIADTLDVEVKQLGEQMLSDQQTIKELQAKVSKLEVELESAKAESKEDFLTKTATKKALMEELGRLEIDFLQQNADYAVCFFDIDHFKNINDIYGHDAGDVIIASVGKTLRGNSREVDFVARYGGEEFVVLLPGFDIAQSIEFADKVRDVLKNSKFLYKDERISVTVSCGVAIRSQNQSQAAVLEASDKMLYQAKQNGRDQVMPKI; this comes from the coding sequence ATGGCGACTAGCGTCAGCCAAGTCATAAAAGAATCAATCCAGACCATGAAAGAGCGAGGGCTCATGTTAACTCCGGATAACTACGCCGAGGTTTTTTGCGAGATAGCGAAAAAAAACGGCGTAATAGTGCCTGATTGTCAGAAGCTTGAAAAATACTCGGCTCGCCTAAACGATGAGCTTAAAGCGCAGCTAAAACAAAAAAACGTAAGAAACTTGGACGAGCTTTTTGCTTTTATGGCGGCTAGGCTAAATTCGCCCGGCCTAGCCGAGTATCCAAAACTAATAAATGCACTCGTAGCTATGAATAAAAAGGTTTTTCAGGCCGTAGCTTCGTTGCACAATAAAAATGCTAAAAATTTAGCCGAAGCAAGCTCGGAAGCCCTAAATAGAAGACTAGATGCGCAAGCCATAGATAGAATAAAAGACAAATGGTTCGATTTTTTAACCGATTACGACGATAGTTTTTTGAAAAGGTTAGGCGTTTACGGCGTTAAAAATTTTAGTGACCTGAGAGATATCGTTAGCGAGCTTGAAGATGTTTTGACGAAAGAGCAGGCTTGCGAAAAACTAGTTCCGCTCGTATCGGATATGCTAAGACCTTCTATTACCGATAAAATCGACGGCGAAATAGAAAAAGTAAATAAAATTTTAAAAAGCGATCCAAAGCTTTTAGAAGATTTCTCGGTTAGAAAAAATATAGAAAATTTGACCAAAAAGCGTATCGAGCTTGATAGGGCCGAGGTTTCTACGAAAGTCGGATCGCTAGATAAGGTTTTGGATGGCATAAACGAGCAAATAGCAAGCCTAATCAGCAGTTCTTCTAAGAGCTCGAGCCAGATGCAGTTTATCAAAAACGATCTGAATTCGATAAATTTAAACGAAGATAGTTTTGAGGGGATCAGGGATAAGTTAAAAAATATCGCCGATACCTTGGACGTTGAGGTTAAGCAATTGGGCGAGCAGATGCTAAGCGATCAGCAAACTATAAAAGAGTTACAAGCAAAAGTGAGCAAGCTGGAAGTAGAGCTAGAAAGCGCGAAAGCCGAGAGTAAAGAGGATTTTTTAACTAAAACAGCGACTAAAAAAGCGTTAATGGAAGAGCTTGGGCGTTTAGAGATTGATTTTTTACAACAAAATGCCGACTATGCCGTGTGTTTTTTTGACATAGATCATTTTAAAAATATAAACGATATATACGGGCACGACGCCGGCGACGTAATAATAGCAAGCGTAGGAAAAACTCTTAGGGGTAACTCTAGGGAAGTCGATTTCGTAGCTAGATACGGCGGCGAGGAGTTTGTGGTTTTGTTGCCGGGGTTTGATATAGCACAGAGTATAGAGTTTGCGGACAAGGTGCGCGATGTGCTCAAAAACTCCAAATTTTTATACAAAGACGAGCGCATTAGCGTTACGGTGAGTTGCGGCGTTGCTATACGCAGCCAAAATCAAAGTCAAGCAGCCGTATTAGAAGCTTCGGATAAAATGCTATATCAGGCCAAGCAAAACGGCAGAGATCAGGTAATGCCTAAAATTTAA
- a CDS encoding penicillin-binding protein: protein MKIKFLLLLATFILVGCGYKPVSKITNDIMGDRVYVNVLISKEEPKNSVWIKDSVLEGIVTRLGKRISYDKNEPTTITVSIKSLNYQALLYDENGYVTSYKAILALNFDTKLKGGKTLSVTTSGEHDFTVSQKVRDTRFADGVISESEKYNAIKEASQEAFDEYIAVLAVKGLKNGD, encoded by the coding sequence GTGAAGATAAAATTTTTACTACTTTTGGCGACTTTCATCTTGGTTGGATGCGGCTATAAGCCCGTCTCAAAGATCACGAACGACATAATGGGCGACCGTGTATACGTAAACGTGCTAATAAGCAAAGAAGAGCCTAAAAACAGCGTTTGGATCAAAGATAGCGTACTAGAGGGTATCGTAACAAGGCTAGGTAAACGCATAAGCTACGATAAAAACGAGCCAACCACCATAACCGTCTCGATCAAATCGCTTAACTATCAAGCGTTGTTATACGATGAAAATGGCTATGTAACTTCGTATAAAGCGATACTAGCGCTAAATTTCGACACTAAGTTAAAAGGCGGCAAAACGCTATCGGTGACGACTTCGGGCGAGCACGACTTTACAGTTTCCCAAAAAGTAAGGGATACTAGATTTGCCGACGGCGTTATCAGCGAGAGCGAAAAATATAACGCTATAAAAGAGGCTTCGCAGGAGGCTTTTGACGAATATATCGCCGTGCTTGCGGTAAAAGGGCTAAAAAATGGCGACTAG